The window CAAGACTAATTGGAGCAAAATATAAACCAGACACGAACCAAAAATGATGTTCATAACTCTTTCTAACTTCAAAAAGCAACAGAGCAGCAGAATGTGGTAACTGCCATTTATTTAAATGCTGGTTCCTGTAATAGTTTTTGCATGTCCAGAAACCAGGAATAggaatttatttgaaatagaaCTTAGAAACTGGAGATTTTCTGGCTTTGACCACGTggcctctgcctcctgctcttcATTaaggccctgctgctgcctgagctgctgcagcctctgtgGCAACGTCTGGCAAAGAATAATCCAGAAAACTGATCTCACATAGGTGTTCTTTTCAGATTCTGTAGGAGCAAGCTAATGAAGAGTGGAGAATGGTtagagaaggaaagaagcaggTTTACAACCAGCAGTGGGAAGAAGATGCTAATCCTATATTTCATGTAACTCATATATTGAATTACTGAATGCTAAGATGACAAAGCTGTATTTCTTATAAATCTAAACAGCCAGCTGCCTCCAAATCCAGCCTGAGGGAAAAAGGTGGGATCTGTTTTGGCTGGGGTGGAACAGATACCAAATGTGGCTTTTAAATATCTCCTGTGCCTGAAgtggagctgagcaggaggaactGTTCTGTTCCAAGCGCTCGGCTCCTGCTCTGACACCGCTCCCTGGGAGAGGACCCGTGTCCAAAGGAAGGGCCTGGCAGGTGtgaggggagcagagcagcgtgtccctccctcccctcccggTACCTGCAGTGGTGTTTCCTGCTGGCCAGCCAGAAGGCGCTGTCGCAGCCGTAGCAGTGAGCGGCCAGGTGGTCCGGGAGCCACCGCGTCACCTGCAACAACAGCCGGGGTCAGGGAGGGGCAGCGAAGCACACCCGTCCTGTTTGTGCTCCCAAAAGCAAAGCCAAGCACCCCGAGGAAGGTGCTTGTTCTGCTGTAAGAGCACAAGGTCAGGGCTGGCAACGGGAGCAGATGCACAGACCTGTGAGAACAGAGACGCTGGATTCCCTCAGACAGGCAGAAATCAAGCCAGAAAGTCTAATTCCCTTCAGCTAAAGGTGGACATTCCCCAAGCACGTGTCCACCTGAGGCTCCTTTCCTactccccccttccccagctcccagtcTGTGAAGCAGAGGGCTCATAGGCACAGGTACTGGTATGTCAGGTGAGACAAGCGGAACGCAAGGAAGAGAGTTCCCAAGAAGTGGCACACGACCAAAGGCCAGAGGATAATTTGAATATCAATATCCCAAAAGGAGTGATTCACAGGGATTTAGTCTGTACCTCTGTGTCCTGTTTATccacctgctcccagctggcTTCAGAGAaaatctctgtgctgcagcgaGACAAGCAGTTCTGATCCAGATTGCTTTCCGAGTCGGGGATAGACGTCTGTTGGCAAACAAACACAGCTGAACAGAACCTTCCCATATCCCTGCTTCCAACCAAAGAACACCCGGGATCCCCGACAGGTCAGGGTCTGCCCCTCTGCTGACAGGAGGACGTGAGGCAGAGTGGATTTAAAATCCAGTTTCTGCTGCGTTAGCACAAAGTTCTGGCAAAGCTTTGGGTGATTTAACCAAAACCTGCTCTCTGGGGCTCCAATTCCAGGGTCCTGTTTCCTTTTCAAGGTTGTTtcactttcaaaaataaaattagtaatGCATATATCCTTTTGTTGGCAAAGATTCTGGAAAATACAAGCCAAATTGCATATGGGAAACTCAGAATCTGagatatatatattctatatatagGTTTTGGGGAATAATGCTTCCTTAATATAGTCTATCCAGGTAGAGGTGGATTTTAACAGATTTAAAATTCAGCCAGCCcctaaaatacagtaaaatagcAAGAAATCTTGAGTTAATGTCTTTTGTGCCTGAGGAATAGGCATTTCTGGAGCTCCAGAAGAAAACCTGCAACTCCCAAGCTGAGGCACAAACAGAAGGCAGAGATCAGGTTCTTAAAAACAGGGAATTTTCTGGAGGCACTGCCAGCCCTACGCTGCAGCTTCTGAAGGCCCTTAAAAATGGGAGCAGAATCAATCAAGCCCAAGCACCCGATTTCTCCAGGGAATCCAAGCTTTTTGCAGCGACACTGGGCCCCACGGAGCACGTCGTGCTGCGTCTCCAGTGGGAAGAGCCAAGAGGGCTCCGAGGGTTTTTCACAACAAACGTACCTGGGACTATCCAGCACCTCTGTCACTCCTAAACAACAACGAATTCCACAAACCtcctataaatatttatttttttcaatgttgCAGGCATATAAACCACgtgggaaaaggaaatttctgaTGAGTGTTGCGTCAGCCCCAGGAATTACAGGCAAGTGCTCAAACCCACAGGAAGGTACAATTCTCTACAAAAGTCCCAACTTTTACAACTTTAAACACTTCCAAGTAAAAGTACAAATAGATTAAAAGCTCCCTTAATTTGTTGAGAAAAAAACTCTTGTTGACATAAGGCTGCAGGAAAGCTCAGTTAATTTATGCCAGTTAAGTTCAGAATTCCAGAAATTTATTCCAGTTACTGAGCCTGGAGCATCCTGGCCATCTGAAAGGGACAGTGTGAACCTGATGGGTTTGAGCTCACAAAGTACCACCTGAACCTGCAAAGCACCAAGGGATCATTCCATGCTACTGTCCCAAAAATGGCACAGATACAGCCTCAGGAAAACGTCTTTGCTCTACATGAAAACAACAGTAAAAGAGGTGTTTGGGTCTTTTAGTAAGGCCACTGgaggtgtttgggtttttaataAGGTCACTGaaggtgtttgggttttttaataggGCCAGTGATGGTATTTGGGTGTTTTATTAAGGCCAATGAGGGTGTTGGGTGTTTTATTAAGGCCAATGAGGGTGTTGGGTGTTTCATTAAGGCCAATGAGGGTGTTGGGTGTTTTATTAAGGCCAATGAGGGTGTTGGGTGTTTTATTAAGGCCAGTGAGGGTGTTTGGGTATGTCCACCTACGTGTGAGCTGCTGCCAAACACCCACCTCGAAATAAACCTTGGGTCCACTCATGGTCAAACTGAAGTTGGGTGAAAATATTAGTCATTAACTGCCATTTATCAAGTGTTTGCCCTCTTCAGAATGACCTGGAGAGTTCTGTAAaagcctgcacagcccagaagTGCCCCCCGAGCGCCCGGTGAGCTCCAGACGCGGCGCAGGTACCGCTCACTCACCACTTCGTCTCCGTAGTCCCCGTTGAGCCGCAGGGAGCTGTTGAGGAACTGGCTCTCCAAGCGGCTCTTGAGCTCCTGCACCTGCTTCTTGAgggtctccacctcctgctGGTGGCCGGTCTCGATCTGGCGCAGGCGCTGCTGGATGACGTCGCTGTAGACGGGCATGCCGTCGTCGTCCAGGTGGCTGCGGGCGGGCTGGTCGGGGCTGCCCGCCGGCTTCCCCAGCTGGCTGAGCACCCACTTGTGGTGCAAGTTCCTCAGGTGCAGCTGGGCGGAGCCGCAGCTGGCCGCCGACACCTGCCTGCTGAGCGAGGCCTTGAGCCGCCCGTCCTCCCCGTTCACACAGTGTCCGTTGCTGGCGGGGAATTTCGGGGGGACGAGCCCCGCGGGCTTCTCCGCCAGCTTGTTCTCGGGCTCCGGCTCCCCGTTACACACGACCTCGTCTTTCCGCTCCACGAAGGGCAAGGCACAAGGGGAAGGCATCGGGAGGTGCGTGGTGCTGCTACCAGAAGTCCTGTGCACTCTTGTTCCCAGTTTTTGGAGCTCTATCATGCACTCCCCCTCCGGCCTGTTCTCCAGAGTTCGGGACAGCTCGTCGGCGCTGTTGTCGAAGGGGTGAGCTCTGTGGCACGGGCCCTTAGGCAGGAACTCAGGCTTTGCTTCAGTCTCCGTTAAGGTTTCCGTGGAACTTTCGATGTTGGATGTCCTTGCCTCGGGCGggggtggcagagggaagggaaggccgGCCTGTGCTGTGCCGTACGGGCTCTCTGCTTCTTCGTGTTTCCCAACACCTTCTTCCTCCATGCTGTTCTGAGTGGAGCCCTCCAAAGGAACAGCCTGCAGCCCCCTCACCTGAGGTACCTTCTGGAGAGCGCTGCCGGGATCACCGTGCTCGTCCTGTTGTCCTCTGGGCTCAGAAGCACCTTGTGAAAGCGGGTGTGGGGCGGGTGTGGGATTGTTCGTTACGATACCTGTGTCCGCCTCGGCCTTTTCCCCGAGGTCACTGACATACCCCCGCAGATTGTCAGCTCTCTTCTCCTTATCCAGGGCCACCtcagcccctttccctgctgcctctgggCCACCCCTTAagtgctcctccagcccaacGTCATCTTTCGTGGCCTCCTGCAGGATGTTCTCCATCTGTCCCTCTGCCACCCCGGCTGCGACGGAGAGCTCGGCGCCCAGGggggccctgccctgccagcccagggtgtCCCCCTCGAAGGGCTCGTCCCCGGGGGGGCCgaggctgctgagctccagggagCGGCGGTGCTCCTGCCACTTCTCGTTGAGGCTGGGGTCGCTGCTCCGGCGGGCGGCTGTAGGCACGCTGCTGTCACAGGCTGTCGGCAGATTGTCGAAGGATCTCGTCTTTGGTAGCCTGCAAAGGCACAGACAATCCCAATCCACAGTCAGGGGATGCTTTTTCAAACATTTAGCTACTGTGGTTTAAAAGCTCCCCCCTCAATTAGGACAGTAACAATCTGTTCAGTAATGGGCTTGTGGGAAGCATTATCCAGGAGCACGTTCTGCCCATCTGTAGTGCAGAGCTGCTTCAGGACTTCCTTTGTTTGCCATCAGGAAAATATGCTCAACCAGACTTCAAACATTCCCAGAATAATCCCTTTACCACCAAGCCCAAATGCTTCCAGCCTGGTCTCACCTCCTAATGAACATGTGCTGGGAGCCATtgtacagaaaagcaaagaaatagtTATGCAATGCCAAAAAAAGAACTCCAATTCAAGATAACTGAAGGAAAGCTTATATTCTACAAGGATATAAGGAATTTTATGTGGCTCTGTGACCCCCAAAGCTTAATTCTGTTTGCCAAGCTTCTCTTTGCCACATTATCACCCCCGAAATGTGACAGcttccaaacccaaaacaccgACAGACTGCACTGGGGCAAATCAGTCCCACATTCCCGCAAATCCACCTGGGAGAAACCCTGCCCTCCCGCCACAAACGCTCTCCTTTTATATCTCACAATATTCCCTGTTGATCTTACTTTACAGGAGGGATTTCTGGGCTCTAGGCTCACCTGCCCAGAGGCTGCTCTTCAGGGCTCGAGCCTGGCACAGGGTACGGGGCACAGGAGTCGTCGGCGGGCGTGGAGGGGGACGAGCAGGGCAGGTAAACAGCGCTCCAGAGCATTAAGTTCCGCACATGGCACACTGGGTACAGCACCTGAGAGGGACAGCACGGGAAAGGGTCGACTGCTGgctcccagcaggcagaggagtTCAGCCCTGAGGGTGCCAGCGAGCAGTGATGGTGTATAATCAGCCACACTTGGGTCTAGAATGATCTTTTCTGTCAGAGACAGAGGCAGAACACTGATGGCCTTCAGCTCGTCCTGACTGAACTCCTGCAATGTGCTCTCTGTGAATCTACACCTTCACAAAGCTCCTGAGCAATCTGAACTGCTGTGGAATTCAGTGGCCCACTGTCAGTGCCGAGGTTTCCTCGTGTGTTGTGTTGCACTGTGCCAGTTCAGAGGGAGCTCAACTCGCTTCCAGAggccccagtccagcccagcccatcctGGCTCTAAAGGAGGCACTCACATGTACAAATTCAGTACATGCAGAAACACTTGGAAGAGACACCTTGCTGTTAAAAGGGATTCCTTGATTGTGGAATATGCTTTATGATTCTGATAAAAACACCTGGGCTCACGCTAGCAATGCCACTCTTCTCCAAGCAGACTCCCTGTGGAAAAGCAGGCAATGATAGAGGAACAGTCTGCCCCTCCAGAGGGTagctgggcactgaccaggctccccagggcagtgggcacagccccaaggctgccagagctccaggagggtttggacaatgccctgagggacagggtgggattgctggggtgtctgtgcagggccaggggttggattccatgatccttgtgggtcccttcccactcagaaGATGCTGTGATTCTAGGAGCAGTCAGGTTTCCCTGGCACTGAGCaggggaagggctgtggggtggctgctgctctgaaactttggctttgtaaCAGATGTGGCTGCATCAGAGGCACCTTTTGAAGCccaaagcaaaaccacagaaaGATGAACCCAAGACAGGAAAATACCAAAACTCCCCCGCACTGAAAGAGTCTCCTTGTTAGCACAGACAGTGTTGTCTTCCCTGAGAACAGGGGCCAAGTCCCCGAGGGCAGCCCAAGGACAGCCCTGTCCACTCATCCTGCAAGAGCCCTCTACACTCCTGCTGGGCACACCTGCTGGCATTTTCAGGGAAATTTAGATGCATCCATAGCTTCAAACATCCCCCCAGGCTGTGTctgcctgctctgcctcagCACTCCCGGGATGCCGTGTCAGGAGGGAAGGCTCAGAGGGCTCAGCACGGTgacagcccagagctgtgcagggccaCAGCCACGGCACACCCAGCCAGGAGGGCTCAGGCAATGGAAAACTCATCTTCTCAGAACGAGTGTGGGCATAAAACTCTTCCCTGCTCCTTAATTTGACACTAAGGAACAAATAAAAGCCACATCTCTCAAATGCAAACCCTCTGCACAGTCCTTACAGCTCCGTTTATGACATCTCATActttcataaataaaaagggcttaaatatttatacaagTTCTTTGCAGTCCTACCCATGATGTCACTTGGTGACTGTGTGTTCCCCTGGCCATGCTCTGCACCCCTCAGTGCCTCACACAACCTTGTATCAGGCACACACTGAGGGAACTGTGAGCCCCTCCCCAGAACATTCAGTGAGCTCTTACCATGGAGCAGCCAGACTGAAAACGTGAAGGTACTGAGACAAAGACACACCAAATAACCTGAGCTACTTCTTCTGTTTAGCTCTGAGATGAATTTAGACACAGCGTCTAGGTTTGCAGGCAATTTTCTGTCACTCCTCTGACACAGTTTAGTTCTCTAGAGAGGTCTATTTAtcaaacactgaaatgttttctgctacaaaaaatacagtaaaatatttagttacagaaaacacatttccagCACGGAGAAATTTCCGAGGTGGCATTTGACATTCCTCAAATATCAGCAAAATTAACACAAGACTTGAAACATCAGCCTGAGCTGAGTGTTCCAAGGTGAATGTCAGTGGGGAGAGCTGAGCTCACTGGTCTGGAAACACCCCTCTGTTCATGGTGACAgttcagagaatcccagaacggtttgggtgggaagggaacttaaagatcatccaattctatcccctgccatgggcagggacaccttccacaagaccaggttgctccaagccccatcctgGCTctgaacccttccagggatggggctgccACCGCCTCAGTTGTGGCTGAACCCCCGTTCCTCGTGTCCCACTGTTGGGGTGTTTTCTCAGGGTACCCCCCTCCTTCTGGGGACTGTAGCTGGGAGCCCCCCGGGCTCTCCCTGCAGGGGGAGGGGGATACATACAGACTCCGACTGGGAGGAGTAGAGCAGGTTTTTGAAGGCTTTGTTTGCTGCCCGCAGCAAAGACCAGACGGAGCAGGTCCGTTCCTGAGTGtgtttctctcctctctctttcgCATTGTTGCACAGGAATGTTCCAAAGAGGCAGGAGTAGGTGTGCTGCACCAATTTCACCTGCACAGAGCAATTCAGACGTGTCAGGTGGCACAAGAGATCAGCTTCACCCTCCCTCTGCACGGCCAAacccccttcccagggctgacACACGATACACAGCATTTTTTGCATACCTCCTTAGGAAGGAATGCAAGTGGAGTGGAATCTTTGAAAATCATAActaaaaaaattcaggaaaaaatacaacctagaaagacaaaatatttgttcATAATCAAGTATAAAGGTCACATTGATTCAAACTCACTGCCCTGCAGGACAGGCAAAGCAGAGAACCATGATTCCTGTGCTACAAAACATTAATGCACCCCAGACACGCTGGTCATTAATCCCTCGGTGCTGTGGGTCCAGCCTAACAAAATGGCTTAGTGTGAGTTTAACTTCAGGCATATAAATTACTTCCTTAGGATTATTCAGATGTTCAAATGAAGATAAGTAGTTCAATACTCCAAAAAATTAGGGGGTTACTCTAAAAAGGCCAGAACACCACGGGTATGTTCTCTGCCAGCCCCTGGAGATCAGCAGTGTGAAGTGAAGCCAGTTACTACCTGTTGTATCTCATTTCACAACCGAGTTACGCCAGGACCGTCCACGGACTCGGTTACATGGCTGAGCTGGCAAGTGGTAATTCAAGTCAGCCACAATCACAGGAATGTGCCTTAAATCTCTCAGTGGATCAGACACTTCATAAAAACTTTTACTTCTCAGATTactgctcctgcagcccgtgACTGCCACTTCCCCAGACACCTGGGGACTGACTTTGACCATCCTGGGTGAATTCCTAATGGGAGAGCTGTCTGCTTCCAGAGAAGATAAACACAGCTCCTATCCTTTCAGCACAGAGactgaaaaatttcattttcattttcagcaaagaaactgaaaaaaaaatgaatggagCAGGTTGTTTTCAGAGGAGGAGTTTTCAAGTCAAAACATGATCAAAGCAGGGAGAGGTTTGTATTGCCAGtaaggatgatttttttcatgctgtgtGGATGTTTTATATCTCTTAGGTGGGAATATTTAATTGatataatttctttgttttaagtCTAAAAGGACCCTTAAGGGTCCTGCTTCTGTTTTAAGAGTGAATAGACCCCATGGAATagataaataattttgtttgttgtATCTGGGCAGCTTTGACATTACCTTTATCATGCTTagggaatagtttgggttggaagggactttaaagctcatctcattccatcctctgccatgggcagggacaccttccactagcccaggttgctccaagccccgtccaacctggcctgggacacttccagaaTGTCACAGACAGGTGGGAAAAGCAGCCCCCCAGGCTCTGTGGACGCCAGCACCGGTTTAGAAGAGTCTATAAAACTCTCAACTCACAAGGAATGCTTCGTTAAACTCGAAAGAGCAAGGGAACTGCCTCTGGAGCTGATGGACACAATCCAGCCACTGCAGAAACACCGGGCAGCGCTCGTTCAGGTCATCCGAGTTCTCCCCATGGCCACAGCGATCTGCAAACTTGTGGCCAAAATCCAGCCACTCTGTCTCCACCAGCACCTGGAAACCCTGCAGGAATGAGAGGACAGATGAAgaattcctgttttcctttggctCAGTTTCCTAAGATGGTCTGAGACTCGTGGGAATCACTTTATTGATGTGCTCTCACTCTCTTATTTCCCTTCAGCGCTGGGCTCATTACTTCTCTTTGCTGCTTTAGTGCCTCTGTGCTCTGAAATGAAATTGGGACAGGTATGGATTCCCAAACTACATGAACAGGAAAGGGAATAAGGCAGATTAAGTCCTCAGTGACTGGCAGGGAGGATCCTGATATGAGCCCTATCTCTCCAGGCAGGGGCAAGCAGGAACTTCATCTTGATCAAACCCATCTGGATCATGGTACCCAGCATTTGGACAGGACATTTGAAAGCTGTCCCTTGAAAATGATGGGCAGATCTGCCTGTTAGGAAAGGAAACAATCCACAACAGGACATCCAAGCTCAGGGAGAGCAGGTGCTTGTCTGGTGTACACCAGTCACAAGGCTGATTAAAGGTTCACTTGAGTGATTTctcatgaaaatgaaaagggCAAAGACATTCCCAAACAGTGCCTGGATGAGCAGCTGAATGTGACACTTGTCTTACAGGACCTGAAATCCATCACAGGGCAGGAAGGTTTTGGTTcttggaggaaagaaaaattgtagAGAATCTTTATTGAGTCAAAGGCTGTGATCAGAGCCAAAATAATGGCTGACAGCTGAGAAATGTGAGACGTGGCAATGCTGAAGACTCATTTTCCTCAACATTTCTGATCCTGGCATAGACAGCTGCAGTTTATGGTTTCCTCTGGATGACAAGGAAGGCACAGGGTGTGCAGAGCAGAACTCTGCACCCTGAACAGGAGGGACAGCACTCCTTGGAGCACCAGGAGGAGGCTCTGTGCCCAGGCCAGAGCAGCATGTTTTGCCCTGGTGGATGCCAGTTTGTAGAACTCATGTGAAAAAGGATCCAAGAAGTTTCCACACTTCCATCCAAAAGGCTTTGCTGCAGCTCAAGCCTCTGGTCCCTGTGTGAGTGAGGCTttaagcagcagctcacagCAGTGTTCAGACACAGAGTTCTGTTCTGGACAACAAAGGCATCTTGCCCGTGGGCTGGCAGATGGAACCCAGCCAGAACATGTCCCACAGTGCTGCAAagtgatgggggaaaaaattcaggctgaaaaaacaggagaaatataACTGACAGAGGACAGGGAAAATGTGAAACTGGAAAGCTATGCACTTGGGAAATCCAGCAAAGAGAAAGGCTTTGTCTGAGTGTTTGGCTGAGAACCTGCAGTGGGGCAATGGAAACTGCAGTTGCAGCACTTTGTACTCCATATTCCTAAGGTAAATCTGGGGAAGCACAGGCCATGACTGTGCAGTTACAGCAAAGGGAATATAACGTGTGAGTTACAGACTGTTGGTCCAGGCTGTGGTTGGTTAACTCCTCCCAGCTTTAGTGCCTTCGTTAGCGGAAAGAACTGCAACAATTTATAGCCAGGTTTGCTCAGCCAAGGCCCCGAgctccccagtgccctcccagagGGATCACCCACCTCTGTGGTCCTGTAGTAGGGGTCCAGCAGCAGCTTGGCCAGCGCCACGATCTGGGGGGTGCGGTCCCAGCCGTCGGAGCAGTGCACCAGCACCGGCCGCTGGTCCCGGTCCACGGCGTGAACCACCAGCAGCGCCGACTTCAGGAGCACCGACAAGTGCTGCAGCCACTTGGTGCTCTCCAGAGCTGACAGCCAACTAGAGGAAAACAAGGGAAGACAGTTTTTGctcttttaaaaagctttcagGTTTGGATCTCTGAGTTTATCCCGGCGAAGCTGCTGTTTCAATGCGCTGTGAGTGGCACCCGGGAGCAGTTTTCATTTATGTCTCGTTAATGCTCCCCCGGGGTGGAGCAGCAAAGCCACACGTCTGCCCGAGGAACTGCCACCCTCTGGGATGAGCTGAAGGTCTGGATCAACTTTGAGACCATGGAAGGCTTTAGCAGTGATTTCCAAACAGGTAAGTGGGAGTTTATATGTTTGACTCAGCAAGGGAAAGCTCATCAGCATGTTCCACACAGTTCAGCATTCCCTGAGCACTGTCACCAGCCAGGTTTATGCTCTGGGAACAGCCTTAATTAACAACTCCAGTGTCCTAGTGAAGACCTAAGCTCAGAAGCTTCGGATTTGATGGGCTATTACAGGGTAGGTACCCCATAGCACTGGAGGGGTATGAAATATTCTCTTGAAATGACACTATAAATGAGGGGAACATGGAACATAGCCAGACTTTTCCAAAGGAGAGACAAGATGTGAATATTAAAGAGCTGGGAATAGCATGTCAACCTAAGTGTGAGTGCTTAGAAGCCCACCAGAAGTAGCAACACTGGTATCAACATCCAAAATTACACTATCATTTCACAACTAATTCTCTAGGGTCACTTCAATCACAGTAAACCAACGACCtccatggaaatgaaaatacacaGCCAAGCATTATCACCCAGGACAGTCACTGGGGAAAACCCACGGAATTCCAGTTcccaaaccagcagcagcagaacgTGGCTGCAGAAACACTGTCACCCAAGGCCCAAACATCCACTTACTTTCCTGGATCTGGCATTTGTGTGCAGAGCAGGCGCAGGGACTGAAAGCTCTTCCGGATGGAATGGATGTTTGCCATCCCCATGAACACCACCTCACAGTTGGGGTAATactctgcagggacagggcaagaaagagggaagaaactAAACAACTGCATTTCtaaaagaagctttttttcatcaaaacaaGCCCCTGTTGCTGTGGACAGATGAAATAACCTGTTTGTGGCTATTCTGTAAGGAcacagcagcccctggagcTCGGTGGGTATTCCAGGCATGACACCACAGCCCAGCAAAACAGGAAGCATTTACCAAAGTCCTGCTGTATTTACTCACAA of the Pseudopipra pipra isolate bDixPip1 chromosome 18, bDixPip1.hap1, whole genome shotgun sequence genome contains:
- the MTMR3 gene encoding myotubularin-related protein 3 isoform X7, which translates into the protein MILSSRDSIVLWVCDSAVPRFPIPARSADSRPPAPSRPGAGAARGPLPAGAGLRREEAARPPCCCAREAAAAPSPQRPRPRQDAAPRTGGGSAPCPAPRPVLSLGSEQMLPFLGTDFQLCRLKHCCVLCRSAHGCQCEVSGENSWNFPGQERTGLFSRSSILVRQEPRSTGSKDEDFSSHPGPVMDEETQHSLECIQANQIFPRKQLIREDENLQVPFIELHGESTEYVGRAEDAIIALSNYRLHIKFKESVVNVPLQLIESVECRDIFQLHLTCKDCKVIRCQFSTFEQCQDWLKRLNNAIRPPAKIEDLFSFAYHAWCMEVYASEKEQHGDLCRPGEHVTSRFKNEVERMGFDMNNAWRISNINEKYKLCGSYPQEIIVPAWITDKELESVASFRSWKRIPAVVYRHQSNGAVISRCGQPEVSWWGWRNADDEHLVQSVAKACASDSRSNSNKLMNGNCSRDFSNGGDLSDVEFDSSISNASGAESLAIQPQKLLILDARSYAAAVANRAKGGGCECPEYYPNCEVVFMGMANIHSIRKSFQSLRLLCTQMPDPGNWLSALESTKWLQHLSVLLKSALLVVHAVDRDQRPVLVHCSDGWDRTPQIVALAKLLLDPYYRTTEGFQVLVETEWLDFGHKFADRCGHGENSDDLNERCPVFLQWLDCVHQLQRQFPCSFEFNEAFLVKLVQHTYSCLFGTFLCNNAKERGEKHTQERTCSVWSLLRAANKAFKNLLYSSQSESVLYPVCHVRNLMLWSAVYLPCSSPSTPADDSCAPYPVPGSSPEEQPLGRLPKTRSFDNLPTACDSSVPTAARRSSDPSLNEKWQEHRRSLELSSLGPPGDEPFEGDTLGWQGRAPLGAELSVAAGVAEGQMENILQEATKDDVGLEEHLRGGPEAAGKGAEVALDKEKRADNLRGYVSDLGEKAEADTGIVTNNPTPAPHPLSQGASEPRGQQDEHGDPGSALQKVPQVRGLQAVPLEGSTQNSMEEEGVGKHEEAESPYGTAQAGLPFPLPPPPEARTSNIESSTETLTETEAKPEFLPKGPCHRAHPFDNSADELSRTLENRPEGECMIELQKLGTRVHRTSGSSTTHLPMPSPCALPFVERKDEVVCNGEPEPENKLAEKPAGLVPPKFPASNGHCVNGEDGRLKASLSRQVSAASCGSAQLHLRNLHHKWVLSQLGKPAGSPDQPARSHLDDDGMPVYSDVIQQRLRQIETGHQQEVETLKKQVQELKSRLESQFLNSSLRLNGDYGDEVTSIPDSESNLDQNCLSRCSTEIFSEASWEQVDKQDTEVTRWLPDHLAAHCYGCDSAFWLASRKHHCSLLLQNLKRTPM
- the MTMR3 gene encoding myotubularin-related protein 3 isoform X2, whose translation is MILSSRDSIVLWVCDSAVPRFPIPARSADSRPPAPSRPGAGAARGPLPAGAGLRREEAARPPCCCAREAAAAPSPQRPRPRQDAAPRTGGGSAPCPAPRPVLSLGSEQMLPFLGTDFQLCRLKHCCVLCRSAHGCQCEVSGENSWNFPGQERTGLFSRSSILVRQEPRSTGSKDEDFSSHPGPVMDEETQHSLECIQANQIFPRKQLIREDENLQVPFIELHGESTEYVGRAEDAIIALSNYRLHIKFKESVVNVPLQLIESVECRDIFQLHLTCKDCKVIRCQFSTFEQCQDWLKRLNNAIRPPAKIEDLFSFAYHAWCMEVYASEKEQHGDLCRPGEHVTSRFKNEVERMGFDMNNAWRISNINEKYKLCGSYPQEIIVPAWITDKELESVASFRSWKRIPAVVYRHQSNGAVISRCGQPEVSWWGWRNADDEHLVQSVAKACASDSRSNSNKLMNGNCSRDFSNGGDLSDVEFDSSISNASGAESLAIQPQKLLILDARSYAAAVANRAKGGGCECPEYYPNCEVVFMGMANIHSIRKSFQSLRLLCTQMPDPGNWLSALESTKWLQHLSVLLKSALLVVHAVDRDQRPVLVHCSDGWDRTPQIVALAKLLLDPYYRTTEGFQVLVETEWLDFGHKFADRCGHGENSDDLNERCPVFLQWLDCVHQLQRQFPCSFEFNEAFLVKLVQHTYSCLFGTFLCNNAKERGEKHTQERTCSVWSLLRAANKAFKNLLYSSQSESVLYPVCHVRNLMLWSAVYLPCSSPSTPADDSCAPYPVPGSSPEEQPLGRLPKTRSFDNLPTACDSSVPTAARRSSDPSLNEKWQEHRRSLELSSLGPPGDEPFEGDTLGWQGRAPLGAELSVAAGVAEGQMENILQEATKDDVGLEEHLRGGPEAAGKGAEVALDKEKRADNLRGYVSDLGEKAEADTGIVTNNPTPAPHPLSQGASEPRGQQDEHGDPGSALQKVPQVRGLQAVPLEGSTQNSMEEEGVGKHEEAESPYGTAQAGLPFPLPPPPEARTSNIESSTETLTETEAKPEFLPKGPCHRAHPFDNSADELSRTLENRPEGECMIELQKLGTRVHRTSGSSTTHLPMPSPCALPFVERKDEVVCNGEPEPENKLAEKPAGLVPPKFPASNGHCVNGEDGRLKASLSRQVSAASCGSAQLHLRNLHHKWVLSQLGKPAGSPDQPARSHLDDDGMPVYSDVIQQRLRQIETGHQQEVETLKKQVQELKSRLESQFLNSSLRLNGDYGDEVTSIPDSESNLDQNCLSRCSTEIFSEASWEQVDKQDTEVTRWLPDHLAAHCYGCDSAFWLASRKHHCRNCGNVFCSSCCNQKVPVPSQQLFEPSRVCKSCYSSLHPGSSSLDLELDKPITATSN